From Ciconia boyciana chromosome 29, ASM3463844v1, whole genome shotgun sequence, one genomic window encodes:
- the LOC140644875 gene encoding HLA class II histocompatibility antigen, DM beta chain-like, whose protein sequence is MLVLLGLALGARGAGAFLVHMASSCPLAANGSVLDFDFTLVFNKNPLVCYDSDAQHFVPCDWGLLHQHATRLAALLNNDTTWVERAEARRQACRDLAPQFWAQTVLRRTPPQARIISSETGNARAPVLLTCHVWGFYPPEVTVIWLHNGDIVGPGDHPPISAIPNGDWTYQTQVTLMASPMAGDTFTCSVQHASLDQPLLEDWRPGLSLGLTLKVAAATVVMVLGLSFFIAGVYRYRARPPAPGYTPLPGDNYPAGSI, encoded by the exons GTGCCTTCCTGGTGCACATGGCCAGCTCCTGCCCGCTGGCGGCCAACGGCTCCGTGCTGGATTTCGACTTCACCCTCGTCTTCAACAAGAACCCGCTGGTCTGCTACGACTCCGATGCCCAGCACTTCGTCCCCTGCGACTGGGGGCTGCTCCACCAGCATGCCACCCGCCTCGCTGCCCTCCTCAACAACGACACCACCTGGGTGGAGCGTGCCGAGGCCCGGCGCCAGGCTTGCCGTGACCTGGCCCCCCAGTTCTGGGCCCAGACGGTGCTGCGGCGGA CACCACCCCAAGCCCGCATCATCTCCTCCGAGACGGGCAATGCCCGGGCGCCCGTCCTCCTCACCTGCCACGTCTGGGGCTTCTACCCCCCCGAGGTGACAGTCATCTGGCTGCACAACGGGGACATCGTGGGCCCCGGTGACCACCCTCCCATCTCTGCCATCCCCAATGGTGACTGGACCTACCAGACGCAGGTGACCCTGATGGCGTCCCCAATGGCCGGGGACACCTTCACGTGCTCGGTGCAGCACGCCAGCCTGGACCAGCCCCTCCTGGAGGACTGGC GTCCTGGCTTGTCCCTGGGGTTGACGTTGAAGGTGGCTGCGGCCACTGTGGTGATGGTGTTGGGGCTCAGCTTCTTCATTGCCGGCGTCTACCGCTACCGGGCCAGGCCACCGGCACCAG GTTACACTCCCCTCCCTGGAGACAACTACCCCGCAG gcaGCATCTGA